The segment GATCACCCGATCGGCCATTGGTGCGATCTGGGAATTATGAGTGATGATCAAAACAGTGGTTCCCATGTTTCTGGCAGTATCTTGTAAGATCTGCAAAATCTGTTTCCCTGTTTCATAATCCAACGCGCCTGTCGGTTCATCGCACAATAACAATTTTGGTTTCTTGGCCAACGCCCGCGCGATAGTTACCCGCTGCTGTTCCCCGCCGGAAAGTTGCGATGGAAAGTTGTTCATACGTTTTCCTAATCCCACTTGCAAGAGGACGTCTTCCGGATCACTGGCTTCTTTGACGATCTGCGACGCTAATTCGACATTTTCCTTAGCCGTCAAATTAGGAACTAAATTGTAAAATTGAAAAACAAAGCCGACATCATAACGACGATATTCTGTTAATTGTTTGGCATTGAATGTTGAAATATCCACCCCATCA is part of the Enterococcus mediterraneensis genome and harbors:
- a CDS encoding ABC transporter ATP-binding protein, translated to MSYIEVVDEVKKYKMGDTTIMANDGVTFSVEKGEIAVILGPSGAGKSTVLNILGGMDTCDSGKVAIDGVDISTFNAKQLTEYRRYDVGFVFQFYNLVPNLTAKENVELASQIVKEASDPEDVLLQVGLGKRMNNFPSQLSGGEQQRVTIARALAKKPKLLLCDEPTGALDYETGKQILQILQDTARNMGTTVLIITHNSQIAPMADRVIRINDAKVRSIEINEQPTPVDQIEW